A region of the Candidatus Hydrogenedentota bacterium genome:
GGGATGGTGCTGAAGGAGAGGATCTCGGAGGACTTCTCCGGGCTGCAGATCACGATCTGCGGGTGCCGGTCGTGCTTGTGCTCCGTGACGATGATCTCCTCGATGCCCGTCTCCTTGTTGACCTCCTGGCGGATCGTCACGCCCTTGACCATGTCCTCGAGGCGGATCGTGCCGTTCACCTCGGCCACGATGTAGATGTTGTAGGGGTCCCACCGGTAGAGCAGGTGGCCCTTGCGCACCTTCTGGCCGTCCTCGCAGAAAATCTCGCAGCCCGTGGGCACGAGGGCGCGCTGCACCTCCTTGCCCTCCGCGTTCTGGATGACGATTTCGCCGCCCCGGTTCACCACGACGTTCTTGTCGTCGCGGCTGACCGCCGTGCGGATGTTGCGGAACTCGACCCGGCCGCCCTCGTTGGCCTTGATCTCGGTGTTCTCCACCTGGCGGCTCGCGGCGCCGCCGATGTGGAAGGTGCGCATGGTGAGCTGGGTGCCGGGCTCGCCGATGGACTGCGCGGCGATGATGCCGACGGCCTCGCCCATCTCCACAAGCTTGCCGGTGGCCAGGTTGCGCCCGTAGCACTTGGCGCAGACGCCCTGTTTCGACTGGCAGGTGAGCACGGAGCGGACCTTGACGCCCTGCAGGCCGGACTCGGCGATGCGCTTCGCCTTGGCCTCGGTGATCTCCCCGTCCGCGGCGACCACGGGCTCGCTCTCGCCGGGGATGAACACGTCGTCGAGCACGTGGCGCCCGACGATGCGCTCGTTGAGCGGCGCGACGATCTCGGAGCCGTCCATCAGGGCCTCCAGGTAGACGCCCTCCAGGGTCCCGCAGTCGTCCTCCTCGATGACCACGTCCTGCGCCACGTCCACCAGGCGGCGGGTGAGGTACCCGGCGTCGGCGGTCTTGAGCGCCGTGTCCGCGAGGCCCTTGCGCGCGCCGTGGGACGAGATGAAGTACTCGATCACGGTGAGCCCCTCGCGGAAGTTGGAGAGGATGGGGGACTCGATGATGTCGCCCGAGGGCTTGGCCATGAGGCCGCGCATGGCGGCGAGCTGGCGGATCTGCGACTTGCTGCCGCGGGCCTTCGACTCGTACATGAGGTGGATGCCCGTGAAGCCCTGCTCGTTGTCCTCCATGGACCTCAGCATGGCCGCGGCCACGGCCTCGGAGGCCGCCGTCCACACGTCAATGATCTTGTTGGAGCGCTCGCCGGAGGTCAGCAGGCCGTTCTGGTACATGGACTCGATGCGGGCGACCTCCTCCTCGGCCTTCGCCACGACCGCCTGCTTCTGCTCGGGGATCACCATGTCCACGATGGCGATGGAGATGCCGGAGACGGTGGCGTACTTGAAGCCGACCGCCTTGAGGGCGTCGAGGAGCTCGACGGTCCTGTGGTGGCCGTACTTGGCGTAGCACGCGGCGATCACCTTGCCGATGGTGCCCTGGTCGTGCTGCGTGTTGACGTCCTTGACCGTGATGCCCTCGGGGAGGTGCTCGGCCAGCAGCACGCGGCCGACCGTCGTGTCAATGACCTCGCCCTCCACGAGCACCTTGATGCGCGCGTGGATGCCCACCAGGCCCGCCTCGTGGGCGAGGACGACCGGCCCGGGGCCGGGGTACACGCGGCCGGGCTGCAGGATCTCGCCGTTCTTGCCGGTCCACTCCTCGCGCCACTCGCCCCGGGCCCCCTTGCGGATCTTGGACATCCAGGCGATGCCGAGGACGATGTCCTGGCTCGGCGTGACGATGGGGGACCCGTCGGACGGGGAGAAGATGTTGGAGGACGACATCATCAGCAGATGCGCCTCCAGCTGCGCCTGCGGGAACAGCGGCACGTGCACCGCCATCTGGTCGCCGTCGAAGTCGGCGTTGAACGCGCGGCACACCAGGGGGTGCAGGCGGATCGCCTTGCCCTCGATGAGGACCGGCTGGAAGGCCTGCACGCTCAGGCGGTGCAGCGTCGGCGCGCGGTTGAGCATGACGGGGTGGTCGCGGATCACGTCCTCGAGGACGTTCCACACCTCGTCCTTGCCCTGGGCGATCATGCGCTTCGCCGCCTTGATCGTGGTGGCGATGTTGCGCTCCTTGAGCTGGTTGATGATGAAGGGCTCGAACAGCTCGAGGACCATGCGCTTGGGCAGGCCGCACTGGTGCAGCCTGAGCTCCGGGCCGACGACGATGACCGAGCGGCCCGAGTAGTCCACGCGCTTGCCCAGCAGGTTCTGGCGGAAGCGCCCCTGCTTGCCCTTGAGCATGTCGCTGAGGGACTTCAGGGGCCGGTTGCCCGTGCCGAGCACGGTGCGGCCGTGGCGGCCGTTGTCGAACAGGGCGTCCACCGCCTCCTGGAGCATGCGCTTCTCGTTGCGGAGGATGACCTCGGGGGCGCGCAGGTCAATGAGGCGCTTGAGCCGGTTGTTCCGGTTGATGACGCGGCGGTAGAGGTCGTTGAGGTCGCTGGTGGCGTAGCGCCCGCCCTCCAGGGGGACCAGCGGCCGCAGGTCCGGCGGGATGACGGGGAGCGCGTCCAGCACCATCCAGGAGGGGCTGTTGCCCGACTTGCGCAGGGCCTCCACGATCTTGAGGCGCTTGACGACCTTCTGGCGCGCCTGCACGGAGCTGGAGGAGGCGAACTCGTTGTGCAGCTCGGCGCTGAGGGCCTCCAGGTCCAGCTCGGCGAGGAAGTCCTTGAGGGCCTCGGCGCCCATCTTGGCGGTGAAGGCCTCGGGGCCGTACTGGGCGCGGGCCTCCTGGTACTGGTCCTCGGTCATGGTCTCCATGCGCGCGAGCGGGGTGGTGCCCGGGTCGAGGACCACGTAGTTCTCGAAGTAGATGATTCGCTCGAGGACGCGGATGGAGAGGTTCAGCAGGTAGCCGATGCAGCTCGGGGAGGTCTTGAA
Encoded here:
- the rpoC gene encoding DNA-directed RNA polymerase subunit beta', producing the protein MAKYIATTGDRFDAIQMRLASPEEVLKWSHGEVKKPETINYRTFKPEKDGLFCERIFGPVKDWECGCGKYKKIKHRGITCDRCGVEITESKVRRERMGHIKLAVPVAHIWFFKTSPSCIGYLLNLSIRVLERIIYFENYVVLDPGTTPLARMETMTEDQYQEARAQYGPEAFTAKMGAEALKDFLAELDLEALSAELHNEFASSSSVQARQKVVKRLKIVEALRKSGNSPSWMVLDALPVIPPDLRPLVPLEGGRYATSDLNDLYRRVINRNNRLKRLIDLRAPEVILRNEKRMLQEAVDALFDNGRHGRTVLGTGNRPLKSLSDMLKGKQGRFRQNLLGKRVDYSGRSVIVVGPELRLHQCGLPKRMVLELFEPFIINQLKERNIATTIKAAKRMIAQGKDEVWNVLEDVIRDHPVMLNRAPTLHRLSVQAFQPVLIEGKAIRLHPLVCRAFNADFDGDQMAVHVPLFPQAQLEAHLLMMSSSNIFSPSDGSPIVTPSQDIVLGIAWMSKIRKGARGEWREEWTGKNGEILQPGRVYPGPGPVVLAHEAGLVGIHARIKVLVEGEVIDTTVGRVLLAEHLPEGITVKDVNTQHDQGTIGKVIAACYAKYGHHRTVELLDALKAVGFKYATVSGISIAIVDMVIPEQKQAVVAKAEEEVARIESMYQNGLLTSGERSNKIIDVWTAASEAVAAAMLRSMEDNEQGFTGIHLMYESKARGSKSQIRQLAAMRGLMAKPSGDIIESPILSNFREGLTVIEYFISSHGARKGLADTALKTADAGYLTRRLVDVAQDVVIEEDDCGTLEGVYLEALMDGSEIVAPLNERIVGRHVLDDVFIPGESEPVVAADGEITEAKAKRIAESGLQGVKVRSVLTCQSKQGVCAKCYGRNLATGKLVEMGEAVGIIAAQSIGEPGTQLTMRTFHIGGAASRQVENTEIKANEGGRVEFRNIRTAVSRDDKNVVVNRGGEIVIQNAEGKEVQRALVPTGCEIFCEDGQKVRKGHLLYRWDPYNIYIVAEVNGTIRLEDMVKGVTIRQEVNKETGIEEIIVTEHKHDRHPQIVICSPEKSSEILSFSTIPPQTHVMVKDNDIVRAGDILAKTPRQFTKTKDITGGLPRVAELFEARQPKLPAIISHIDGTVELKTAAKGMRQIVINPPVGKPREYLIPPGKHLNVQSGDRVYAGQRLTDGPIIPHDILEVQGEDHLRRYLLDEVQLVYRMQGVRTNDKHIEVIVRQMLRKVRIKDDPGDTPFLAHEEVDKLRFAEVNQETRMRDGRPAEADPVLQGITKAALSTSSFVAAASFQQTTRVLTDAAISGKRDYLSGLKENVIIGHLIPAGTGSRHYQASRPVSAVKEDFSEELEIADLSEPSAAGEAG